One part of the Ursus arctos isolate Adak ecotype North America unplaced genomic scaffold, UrsArc2.0 scaffold_14, whole genome shotgun sequence genome encodes these proteins:
- the PSMD6 gene encoding 26S proteasome non-ATPase regulatory subunit 6, producing the protein MPLENLEEEGLPKNPDLRIAQLRFLLSLPEHRGDAAVRDELMAAVRDNNMAPYYEALCKSLDWQMDTDLLNKMKKANEEELKRLDEELEDAEKNLGESEIRDAMMAKAEYLCRIGDKEGALTAFRKTYDKTVALGHRLDIVFYLLRIGLFYMDNDLITRNTEKAKSLIEEGGDWDRRNRLKVYQGLYCVAIRDFKQAAELFLDTVSTFTSYELMDYKTFVTYTVYVSMIALERPDLREKVIKGAEILEVLHSLPAVRQYLFSLYECRYSVFFQSLAVVEQEMKKDWLFAPHYRYYVREMRIHAYSQLLESYRSLTLGYMAEAFGVGVEFIDQELSRFIAAGRLHCKIDKVNEIVETNRPDSKNWQYQETIKKGDLLLNRVQKLSRVINM; encoded by the exons ATGCCGCTGGAGAACCTAGAGGAGGAGGGTCTGCCCAAGAACCCCGACCTGCGCATCGCGCAGCTGCgcttcctgctcagcctgccCGAGCACCGCGGGGACGCGGCCGTGCGCGACGAGCTGATGGCGGCCGTCCGGGATAATA ACATGGCTCCTTATTACGAAGCCCTGTGCAAATCCCTCGACTGGCAGATGGACACGGACCTgcttaataaaatgaagaaggcGAACGAGGAAGAGCTGAAACGTTTGGACGAGGAGCTGGAAGACGCAGAGAAGAATCTGGGAGAGAGCGAAATCCGGGATGCCATGATGGCGAAGGCCGAGTACCTGTGCCGGATAGGCGACAAG GAGGGTGCTCTGACAGCCTTTCGCAAGACATATGACAAAACTGTGGCCTTGGGTCACCGACTGGATATTGTGTTCTATCTTCTTAGGATTGGATTATTTTATATGGATAATGATCTCATCACACGAAACACAGAGAAGGCCAAAAG CTTAATAGAGGAAGGAGGAGATTGGGACAGGAGAAACCGCCTAAAAGTATATCAAGGTCTTTATTGTGTGGCTATTCGTGATTTCAAACAGGCAGCTGAACTCTTCCTTGACACAGTTTCAACATTCACATCCTATGAACTTATGGATTATAAGACCTTTGTGACTTACACTGTCTATGTCAGCATGATTGCCTTAGAAAGACCAGATCTCAGGGAAAAG gTGATTAAAGGAGCTGAGATCCTTGAGGTGCTGCATAGCCTTCCAGCCGTCCGGCAGTACCTGTTTTCACTCTATGAGTGTCGTTACTCGGTTTTCTTCCAGTCCTTAG CTGTTGTGgaacaggaaatgaaaaaggaCTGGCTTTTTGCCCCTCATTATCGATACTATGTAAGAGAAATGAGAATTCATGCATACAGCCAGCTGCTGGAATCCTACAGGTCATTAACTCTTGGCTATATGGCAGAAGCCTTTGGTGTTGGTGTGGAATTCATTGATCA GGAGCTCTCCAGATTTATTGCTGCAGGGAGACTACACTGCAAAATagataaagtaaatgaaatagtgGAGACCAACAG ACCTGATAGCAAGAACTGGCAGTACCAAGAAACTATCAAGAAAGGAGATCTGCTGCTAAACAGAGTTCAGAAACTTTCCAGAGTAATTAATATGTAA